DNA sequence from the Paenibacillus physcomitrellae genome:
TCCTGTTCGCGCATATCTCGGCCGATACCCATCTGATCGTCATCCTTTTATCCCTGGCCTTGATGGGCAGCGGCATGGGCATGACGATGATGCCGCTCAACACGCATGTTCTGAACTCTGCTCCGGCCAAATTGGTCAGCCGCGTTACGCCTTTGACCACAGCCGCGCAGCAGGTTGTCGTTTCCTTTGCGATTGCCGGTTTGACAGGCTACCTGACTTCGCATATTAATGCCCGTATGGCTGAGCTCGGCAAAGATTATACGCCTTTGCAGGCATTGGATGCAGCTGCAGGCGGATTTAATGAAACTTACTTTTTGGCAGCCTGCCTGGCTGTTGTCGGCTGGGTCATGACCTTTATTTTGCGCAAACCAAAAAAACAGCCTGATACAGGAAAACAAGAACCTGTCGCAGCTGTGCACGTAGACTTCTAAAGTTTTAAAAAGATGGGCGATCACTCTCCGGTGGAGAACCGGAAAGTGATCGCCCATTCTGCTTGGGGATCAAAGAAAGCTTAGCGGCCCCGCAGGTCTTGAATTCTTACATTCGAACTATAAAGGGAAGCATCGCTGCTTACCTTAAAGGAAGGATAACTGGCGTCTGCTTCGATCCGCATCACTTCATCAAACTGCTGGAGCTGCTGGCGGTCAACAACAAAGGTAAATGGATCGGCCTCAGCCTTCACATCGGTTTCAAGAGGCTGATCCAAAAGCTGAAGGGTCAGTACGCCGTTGCAGCCGCAGTCCTGCGTATCATAATAAAGCTTAAAGCAGCCCGGCGCTCCGTTTAAATATCCATTCAGTTTTCGCTTCGTCCACGCGTTCATTTCGATTCTCATAACGCCGATTTCCCCCTTCAATTTGCCTCTTAAAGCCATTATATCCAAACATATACCTTGCCGTCTTCCAGCAGCGTTTCGAAGGTCGCGACCGTTCCGTGATCCGGTTCCTGCACCTGGCCGTCCAGCAGGGAAATTTTCCAGTCATAGAGCGGGCAGTATACGTATTCCCCCGAAACCGTTCCTTCCGCAAGCGGGCCTTGGCGGTAAGGACTGATGTTCTCCAAAGCTTTGATGCGGCCGTCGCTCAGACGGAATACGGCTATCTTCCGCTCCCCGCAAACCACGCTGTATCCGATTCGCGGAAGAAGCTCCTCCTGTCTGGCTACATAAACTTTTGTTTTTGGCATCCGGATTACCCCCTAACGACCGCATACAGGTCTTTTTGAAGTTTTGGATCTTCGACGACTTGCTGCCAAGGATTCCGGCGTTTGCCTTCCACCGCTTCATCCAAGCGTTTCAGCAGTTCGGCGCGCTGCTCCGCGCTTAACAAAATCTTTTTCACATGGTCAAAACCCATCCGTTTCAGCCAAGGCGCCGTCCGTTCGGCGTAAATACCGGTTTCACGGTAGTATTGAAGGAAAGCGCCGCAAATATCGATGACCTCCTGCTCCGTTTCGACCGTTGTCAGCAGCTGGCCTTCCTGCACCTCGGTCCCGCCGTTGCCGCCGATGTAGATCTGGAAGCCGTTTTCGACGCCGATGACGCCAAAGTCTTTCACTCCGGTTTCCGCACAGCTCCGCGGACAAGCCGACACGCCCATTTTAAATTTGTGCGGCGTATCGATAAATTCGTAACGCTCCTCCAGCTTGATGCCGAGACCCATTGAATCCTGCGTGCCAAACCGGCAGAAAGCGGCGCCGACGCAGGTCTTCACGGAACGCACCGCTTTGGCGTAAGCGGAAGCCGAAGTCATGTCCAGCTCTTCCCACATGTTCGGCAGGTCTTCTTTCTTAACGCCGTAGAGTCCAATCCGCTGGCTGCCGGTAACTTTGACCAGAGGCACCTCGTATTTTTCAGCCACACGGGCAATCTGCATCAGCTGCTGAGGTGTAGTTTGTCCGCCCCGCATTCTCGGAATGACGGAAAACGTGCCGTTGTTCTGGATGTTGGCGTGCAGACGTTCGTTGACGAAACGGGAAGCCGGTTCATCTCCATGTTCTTTCGGAAAGGCGACATTCAGGTAAAAATTGATGGCAGGCCGACATTTCGGACAGCCTTCCCGGTTCCGGAATCCGAGCTGCTCGTAGACCTCGTCCGTGGTGGTCAGTCCTTTCTCATGAATCTGAAGCACGATTTCATCCCTCGACAGGTCCGTGCAGCCGCAAATGCCCGTTGGCGCTGTAGCCACTCTATCGCCCAAAACGTAGGTCAGCAGGTCTCCGATCATGCCCTTGCATTTTCCACACGAACCGCCCGCTTTGGTCGCTTTGGTGACTTCGGCTACCGACTTGAGGTCCTTGCCTCGGATCGCCTGCAGAATCGTTCCTTTCGTTACCCCGTTACAGCCGCATATTGTTTCATCATCGGCCCACTGGGTCACATCGTCCGCAGCGCTTCCCCCGCAGCATCCGCCACCCGCAGGCAGCAGGGAAACCGAGGTCAATGCCGAGATATCCTGTTTCTGCTTCAGCAGCTTGAAATAACGATTCTCTTCAGAGGTATCTCCGTAAAGGACGATGCCGACCACCTGATTGTCTTTAATGAACAGCTTTTTGTAGCTGTTAGTTAGACCGTCATAAGCTTCTATGCTTTTTACACCGCCCACTTCCTTGATCTCTCCTGCCGAAAAAAGATCGCAGCCCGAAACTTTAAGCGACGTATAGGTTGTGCTTCCGCCATAAGGGGCGGTTTCACGCCCGGTTAGAACGTCGGCCAGCACTTTGCCCTGCTCAAACAGCGGAGCCACCAGTCCATATACCTTACCCTGGTGTTCGGCGCATTCGCCAACCGCATAAATGCCCTGAGCGGATGTCTCCATCCAATCGTTAACAACAATCCCGCGGTTTACGGCTAAACCTGCCTGACGGGCCAGAGCCGTTTCCGGGCGTATACCGACGGTCATGATAACCATATCGGCTTCCAATATGGAGCCGTCGCTGAATTCAAGTCCCGTGACGCGGGTGTCGCCAAGGATTCGGCTCGTTTTTTTCTCCATAAGGAACTTCAGGCCCTGCTGCTCCAAATCAGCCTTCAGCAGCTTGCCGGCCATTTCGTTCAATTGGGTTTCCATCAGCCACTTCTCCAGATGAACAACCGTAACGTCCATGCCCTGATCAACAAGCCCCTTGGCTGCCTCCAGCCCCAAGAGCCCTCCGCCAATGACCGCCGCTTTCCGGTAGCTTTTGGCCGTTTCGAGCATGCTCAGCGTATCGTCAATGGTTCTGAAGCCCAAAACGCCTTCCAGGCTTGAACCTTCCACCGGCAAAATAAACGATCGCGAACCCGTCGCCAAAATACATTTGTCGAAGCCGATTTCTTTGCCGCTTTGGGTGCGCACCTTCCTGGCCCCTGTGTTCAGGCTTACTGCCGGATCGTGGTGAACCAGCTCGATCTTCTGTTCGGCATACCAGCTTGCCGGGTTGGTGATAATCTCTTCTATTGTATTTTTGTTCTGCAGCACATTGGAAAGCATGATTCTATTATAATTAGTATAGTTTTCTTCCCCGATAATGGTAATGTCATAACGTTCGGCGTCCCGATCCAGGATTTCCTCAATCGTTCTTACGCCCGCCATCCCGTTCCCTATCAGCAGCAGCTTTTCCCTCGTCATGAGACTCCCTCCAAGTTTGTGATTTCATTCACTTGTTTAATTTAAATGTATCACGCCCTTGTAGGCGAACCTATTAGGGAAATGCCTGATTTTGAGGGGAGTATCTATAGGGATATCTCTTATTCTCGCAGGATAAAAAGGGGTTTCCCTAATTGAAGAAAACTAGAAGTGAACGCCACTTCTTGTGATATATAGAAAAATCCCCTCCCGTTCAACAGGATTTGTAATCTCCATCAGAGCAGGAGACTTTTTCCACTCTCTACTGTAAGGGGATACCACCCAAACATTTCGTTTGGGTGGGCTTATGGTGAGCTAAGGATGGGTTTCTTCAAACGTTCCGTTACCAGCCCAAATCCGCCTGCTTAATCTTCTGTTCCCACAATGCCTGGAGCTGTTTGACCTGCTCAGCCGGCATGGCTTTATCGCTGGCAGACACGTTTTCCATGAGCTGAGCGCTGTTGCGCACGCCGGGAATTACCGTAGTGACTTCCGGATAAGCCAAAATAAATCGCAAGGCAGCAGCGGAAAGGTTTTCCGCCGAGCCTGTAATTTCCTTGACCTGCTCAACCAGCTCTGCCCGTTTGCGGATGATTTCCGGAGACCAGCGGCTTCTGACGCCGGTGAAGGTGCTGCCCGCGTTGTATTTGCCGGAAAGCCAGCCGGAATCCAGCGGTATTTTAATAATAAGTGCAATATTGCGGTCTTGAGCCAGCTTAAACGCCTCGGCGGTCTCCTGATAAAGAATGTTAAACATGACCTCCATGGCGCCAATCTTCGTGTTATTGATCAGCTCAAGCATTTCTCTGCTGGAATCCACGGAAGCTCCGTAGGTCAAAATCTTCCCTTCCTGCTTCAGCTCCTCCAAAATATCGAAGTGGCCGTATTTGCCGTCCAAATAATCAAACGGCGGGTTGTGGAGCAGGATAGAGTCGAGGTAGTCGGTTTGCAGCCGCTTTAAGCTTTGCTCCACCGATTCCCTGATTTTATCTGCCGAGTAATCGGTGATTCCTTCGGGGCCATGCCCGAATTTGGTATTGATGACGGCTTGTCCGCGTCTGCCCAGCAGCGCTTCGCCCAGCAGTTGTTCGCTGCGTCCGCCACCGTAATTAGGCGCCGTATCAAAGAAGTTAACGCCCTTGTCCAAAGCCTCATGAACCAGCGCGATCGCATCCGCATCGTCCATCGCTTCCCAATCTTGGCGGTTGCCCAGCTGCCAGGCCCCGAAACCGATTTCAGAAACCTGTTTGCCTGTACTGCCGAATGTTCTATTTTTCAAAAGGATAACCTCCCGTTTGACCGCAGCCCTAGCACTGCCGGCTCCTAATAAAATTTGTTGAAAAGCCAAAAAGACCCATCCCCCAAACTTTAGCACTATGGCGGATGAGCCGTCAATAAAGGCGGGCAGGCTTAATCTCTTTTGGTCGTAGAGGAACTGGGCGGAAGCAGAATCCGGCCTCTTGCTGGTCAGCTCTTCTTCAACCTTTCATACAAGCCGGTAATATACAACTCCATAGCAGCCAGCGAGCGGGCTTTGAAATCAATCTGGAACGCCTGAAGGTTATGCTCTTCAATCGCTTTCAGCATCACGTCAGGCAAATCGGCCATATTCGCGAATCCGACAAGGATTGCATTTTGCGCGAGCAGCAAATCAAAGCAGTCGGTTTCCGACAGAAATTCGGTCCGTTCCGAGATCTGGCTGACGATCCGGGTTAAAGAGGTATACAGCATGACGCTGTCTTTTTGCGCCGTCTGCTCATCGATATTTTTCTCCAGAACCGTGTTCTTGATCGCACTCAAACGGACCAGCACGGAGTTCGGATCCAGCAGCATATCCATCTCGCCCAGGAAAAAAGCTTTAAAATCCTCGCGATTCATTTTCTCATAAGCAAGCAGCAGCTCCGTAAAACGCCGGAAACGCTCTTCATATTCCCTGAACAACATCTCCATAAACAAAATTTCTTTCGTACCGTAATAATAAAACAACGTGCCGTTTGAGATATTCGCCGCTTTGGCCACATCGTTCATCTTAATCTCTTCAAACGTACCGGTTTGAAACATTTTATAAGCCGTGTCCAAAATCAGTTTGGCTTTCTCTGCTTTGGCGCTTTCTGTCATGGCTCTCTTCATATCAACATGCACCCTCAATCTTTACCTGTCCACTTGTTTGCTGCCAATCGTAAGGAATACTTGTCAAATTGTCAAGCCATAAGCAAATACCCCGACCCCTGTCTCGCGTTTGGCGCAAAACCGGAATCAAGGTATTCGGATAATAAAAAAATAGGATTTCGTTTATTTCACCTGACTTAAGATCAGCCTGTCGAAGCTGTGGTCGCTCAGCCATTTTCTCATCAGGATCAAAGGTTTGGCCATCTTCCCGACTGCATATCTCGGTTTGGGACGATCGGCAGCAATGGCTCTGGATACAGCATTGGCTACTACAATCGGCGAAGAACCGCCGCCCGCTTGGTAGGAATCATTGGAGATTTTCTCTACCCCTTTAGCCATTTTCTTATAAGGTCCGTTCCCCGAGTTTTTCAGCAGAGAACCTCCCATAGCATCCCCAAAAGAAGTCGTGATGATGCCGGGTTCAATCACCACTACGTGAATTTCGAATGGCTTCAGTTCAATGCGCAGGCAATCGGACCAGCCTTCCAGCGCATGTTTTGTAGCATGGTACCAGGCGCCAAGCGGCGTGTAAATTTTTCCGCCGACCGAGGAAGTATTGATGATCGTACCGCTTTGTTTGGCACGCATATGGGGAACGACAAGCTGTGTCAAACGCGCGAGACCAAAGAGGTTGACCTCAAACTGGTACCGTGCGTCCTCGATGCTCACTTCCTCCACACTTCCATAGAGGCCGAACCCGGCATTGTTAAACAAAACATCAATTCTTCCCTGCTCCTTAATCATCCGATCGACCACAGCTTTAATTTCATCCTCATTGGAAATATCCAGCCGCAGCGGAATAGCTCCAGCCTGCTTCAGATCCTGCATTTGCTCCACCCGTCTGGCCGCCGTATAAACGACATGTCCCTCAGCCAACAGCTTCCGGGCACTTTCCTTACCGATACCGGATGATGCTCCAGTGATTAAAACGATCTTCTTCCCCATAAAAAATTCCTCCACTCCCTATTAGATCGGTTTTTGACTCCAATTAAACCAATTGACTCTCAGTCATTATTAATTGACTTAAAGTCGATTATAATTGACTTTGAATCAATTGTAAAGAGGAGATTGAACGATCAATAAGAAAAAGCCTATAAGCATGGGCGCTTATAGGCTTTGGGTTTTGTTTTGGGTTTGGGTTAGTTCTACGTTCTCCGCATATACGCTCTCACTGTAATCGGAGCGAAGATCACCACAACGGCCGCGGCGCCAATCATTGAGAATAACATATCACTGCCGTAAGTCCCCGAATTGACCAAATCCCGGACAGCCGTAATCAAATGAGAGATCGGATTCACTTTGGCGAACCACTGCAGCCAGTTTGGCATTGTATCCACAGGAACAAAAGCATTAGATAGAAACGTCAGCGGGAACAAGACGATCATGGAAATCCCCTGCACGCTCGACGCCGTCCGGGCAATCACGCCAAAGAAAGCAAAAATCCAGCTGATCGCCCAGGAACAAACGATGACCAAAATGCCTGCAACAACTACGCTGCCAAAACCGCCTTCAGGCCGCAGTCCCATGATGTAGCCCATCGCAAAGGTCAATACGGTAGCAATGGTGTAACGGATCGTATCCGCCAATAAAGCCCCTGCGAGCGGAGCAATCCGTGCGATCGGAAGCGATTTGAAGCGGTCAAAGACGCCTTTTTCCATATCCTCCCGCAGTTGGACTCCAGTCACAATTGAGGTCGTAATCACGGTCTGCACCAGGATTCCCGGAATTATGACCGGCAGGTAACTTTGAATATCTCCGGAGATAGCTCCGCCAAAGATATAAGTAAACATCAAGGTGAAAATAATCGGCTGAAGCGTCACGTCAAACAGCTGCTCGGGCGTCCGGCGGATCTTCAGCAGCCCTCGGTAGGCCATCGTCAGCGAGTGGCGCAGCGACTGGCCGAAACTGATGTGCTTACGCAGCTGCCGGGCCGTTCCCGGCGCGTGAGATCCCTTTTTCACAGCATCCATCCCGTTGGTCTGGCTCATCCTTTTGCCCCCTCCATTGCCTTCGATTGATCCGCCGGATTCGCTTGCTTATCTTTCGCCCCGCTGCCAGTAATCGTCAGAAACACTTCGTCCAGCGTTGGTTTCTGCACGCTCATTTCAGCCAGACGGATACCGGCTTCCCTCAGCTCAACTAATAGGTCGGTCACCAGGTCGGCTTCGGCCATCGGCGCCGTGATTGTAGCGGCTTCCGCAGACACGCCGGTCTGCGCGCTCAGCACCCTTTCCACGGTCAGACGCGCGGCATCTACCTCTTCCGGATTAAGCACACGCAAATGCAGGGAGGACGTGCCGATGGAAGCTTTAAGCTCATCCACTGTACCCTCGGCTACGACATGTCCCCGGTCAATCACCGCGATCCGGTCGGCCAACTGGTCGGCTTCTTCCAGATACTGCGTCGTCAGCAAAACGGTTGAACCCGTATTGACCAAACGGCGAATCGTCTCCCACATCTGCGTACGGGTGCGCGGGTCAAGCCCAGTCGTCGGTTCATCCAGAAAAATCAGCGGAGGCTGCGCGATCAGGCTCGCGGCCAGATCCAGACGACGGCGCATCCCTCCCGAGAAGTTTTTGAGCGGACGTTTAGCCGCTTCGGTCAGCCCGAATTCCTCGAGCAGGTCCGCCGCTTTGCGCCGCGCTTCAGCACGGCCCAGCCCAAGCAGCCGCGAGAAAATCACGAGATTTTCAGTGGCGCTGAGCGATTCGTCTACCGATGTATATTGCCCTGTTACGCCAATCAGTTGACGAACGATTTGCGGTTCCTTCGCCACATCATGGCCAAAGATCCTCGCCGATCCCGCATCCGGCCGAAGCAGGGTGGACAGCATGCGGATGGTGGTCGTTTTTCCTGCTCCGTTTGGCCCAAGCACGCCATAGATACAGCCGGGACGGACCTGAAGGTCAACGCCGTCTACGGCCCGGTTGCTGCCGTACGTTTTGACCAGACCGACAGCCTCGATGGCCAGATCGCCCGAGGCGGACAGCCGGCCTTGTTGGTGGTAATTTGGATTCATGGTTCTACTCCTCCTGATTCCCAGTTACTGTCTGATTAAGGTTTATAGAAGGAGACTAACGAATGTTTATGAACTGAATATGAACGGGAGCTGAACGGGTCTATTAATACAAAAATAATAAAAAACCGCGTCTCCCTGACGGCGAGGGATTCGCGGTTTCTCCAATCCTTATAAAACCTTCTCGATATGCATCATCCGCTCCGCCTCTTCCCAAGGCACGGAAAATCCGGCTCCTTTGGCGCAAAAAATCGAAGAAGACGTATACATCGGATCTGCATTTTTATCATAGTTCAGACGGGCGATTACTTCTTCTGCATTATGGCAGAGGCCATAACCGCCGAAGGTTAACCGGAGCGAACCTTTTCCATGCGTAATAGCTGCAAATTCGGTGGGATAATTGAGGAAGGTCGCTACCGGCACACGCCCCTGCAGCAGGACATCCCTTTCCGTGGTCAGCGGCGGCTCAAAAGTGCCATGGGCCAGCTGAATATCGGACAGCACCCGGCCCATTTCCTCGAGGCTGACGCGCAGCCTGAAGTCATAATAGGGCTCCAGCAGCACATTGTCCGCTTTCTCCAGCCCTTGCCGCAGCGCCCGGAACGACGCTTCCCGAAAGTCGCCGCCATGCGTATGTTTGTTATGCGCCCGTCCGGTTAAAAGCGTGATTCGCACATCCGTTAACGGCGATCCCGTCAACAGCCCATGATGCTCGCGTTCAAGCAGATGATGGCGGATCAAATTCTGGTTGCCGATCGTCAGGTCTTCAACGTGGCAGGCATTAACGAAGGTGATGCCGCTGCCCCGCTCCCCCGGCTCCAGCTTCAGATGCACCTCCGCATAGTGGCGAAGCGGCTCGAAGTGGCCGTATCCCCGCACCGAATTCGCGATCGTCTCTTTATATAAAATCTCAGGCTGCCCGTAAGAGACAGCCAGACCAAAACGCTCCTTGACCAGCTGCTCGAGCACCTCCAGCTGGATCACGCCCATCACATGGATATGGATCTCCTGAAGCTGCTCTTCCCAAAGCACTTTAAGGGTCGGGTCTTCCGCTTCCAATAAGCGAAAAGCCCGTAAAACCTCTTTGGCAGAAAGGGTTTCGTTATGGAAGACCTTGGCCGTCAAGGCAGGCACCATATCGTAGTTTTTCCGGTCCCGGAGGGCCCCGACCCCCTGGCCGGCCGCTGCTTCTGAAAGTCCGGTGACAGCGATCAGCTGACCCGCGGCCGCCTCATCAACCATCTTAAATTTATGGCCGGACACGAGGCGGATTTGCGTGATTTTTTCAGACCTTGCCTGCTCTTTCGTTGCTTCGTCTTTCGTTCTTTTGTCTTCGGATCTTGGATCGTTCTCCGACCGTTCTTCCTCTGCAGGAATCCCGCCGATATCCATGTCATAAGCGACCTCGTCGCGCACCCGCAGACGGCCGCTCAACACTTTAAGGTAAGTGGTTCTCACACCGTTATCATCGTGGCGGATTTTATAAACCCGTCCGGCGAACGTCTCCGCTTCTTTCGCTTCATAATCCGGTTTCAGCAGCTGATCCACCCATTCAAGAAGCTCTTCGATACCCTCGTCTTGAAGGGCGCTCCCGCTGAACACCGGAAACAGCCGGCAGCTGCCCAGCAATCCCCCTACCGCATTCAGCCAATCCTCTGAAGAATAAGAGCCGCTCAAATAGGCGTCCAGGTACCGCTCGTCCCGTTCGGCCGCAAACTCCTCAAGCCGCTGATCCGATCCTCCGGATAGAAGCGGAGAAGCCGTACAGTCATAAGCGTCGCCGGTAAGCTGCTGGCGGATTTCTTCCAGCACGAGGGCTTTGTCCGCGCCTGTGCGATCCAATTTATTGATGAACAGAAAGGTAGGTACTTGATGTTTGCGGAGCAGCTGCCACACGGTTTCCGTATGGCCCTGAACGCCTTCGACCGCACTCAGGATCACCACGGCGCCATCCAGCACCTGAATGGCCCGCTCCATCTCTGGGGAGAAATCGACGTGTCCCGGCGTATCGATCACCTGCAGCACGGATGTTTTGTATGGCAGGATCGCCTGATCAGCAAAAACGGTGATACCGCGTGCCTTCTCGATCTCATGGTTATCCAGGTAGGCATCCCGGTGATCCACCCGGCCGCGCTGCTTGATGGCGCCTGTATGAAAAAGAAGCTGCTCAGCCAATGTCGTCTTGCCCGCATCGACATGGGCAAACAGCCCAATTGTTTTGTACATGTTGTCCCGCTCCTTTGGTCAATCTTGCCGATTCTCTCATCATAGCAGATTTTGGACCCATCGGATAAGGGGATAAGGGCTGAGAGGAATCTCCTTTTCGACACGCCCTCGCTTTTAAATTTCTATCATCGACTCTGTCAAGGCTGCGCTGTAGGTCTCAAAATGATTTCGTTCACCCCTATCTCTTCCGGTTCATTGATGGCGTAAGCAATCGCTCTTGCGATCGCATTCGGGGACATAGCCAATTGTTTGATAGGACCCGCCATCGCCTGTACCTCCGGACTGGTTACGGTGTTCAGCAGCTCCGATTCCGTCATTCCCGGTGAAATAATGGTGGACCGGATTCGGGAAGAAGGCGACTCTTCCTGCCGAAGTCCTTCCGTAATCGCTCTTACCGCAAATTTGCTGGCACTGTAAACCGATGAGGTCGGGCTGATCTCATGCCCGGCTACCGAAGCCACGTTGATAATGTGGCCTGCCTGCTGCTGCTTCATCATTGGCAGAACAGCCGCAATCCCGTACAATACTCCTTTGATATTCACATCGATCATCCGTTCCCAGTCTGCTACCCGAAGCTCGCTGAGTCTCGAAACCGGCATAATTCCCGCATTGTTGACCAGTACATCAATCCGGCCGTACTGCTGCAGGGCAAATTGCGCCAGCTTCTCCATATCCGCGGATGAGGTTACGTCTGCCTTATGAAAAACAGCCTCGCCTCCGAGCTGATTGATTTCGGCCGTTAGTGCCTGCAAACGTTCTTCACGTCTCGCCGCCAAAACCACTTTGCCCCCATACTGCGCCAACAATTTAGCCGTTGCTTCCCCGATCCCGCTGGAAGCCCCTGTAATGAGAATGACTTTATCTTTAATCTGATCCATCTTATTTGTCCTTCCTTTATTTCATA
Encoded proteins:
- a CDS encoding ATP-binding cassette domain-containing protein, which codes for MNPNYHQQGRLSASGDLAIEAVGLVKTYGSNRAVDGVDLQVRPGCIYGVLGPNGAGKTTTIRMLSTLLRPDAGSARIFGHDVAKEPQIVRQLIGVTGQYTSVDESLSATENLVIFSRLLGLGRAEARRKAADLLEEFGLTEAAKRPLKNFSGGMRRRLDLAASLIAQPPLIFLDEPTTGLDPRTRTQMWETIRRLVNTGSTVLLTTQYLEEADQLADRIAVIDRGHVVAEGTVDELKASIGTSSLHLRVLNPEEVDAARLTVERVLSAQTGVSAEAATITAPMAEADLVTDLLVELREAGIRLAEMSVQKPTLDEVFLTITGSGAKDKQANPADQSKAMEGAKG
- the nirB gene encoding nitrite reductase large subunit NirB, which produces MTREKLLLIGNGMAGVRTIEEILDRDAERYDITIIGEENYTNYNRIMLSNVLQNKNTIEEIITNPASWYAEQKIELVHHDPAVSLNTGARKVRTQSGKEIGFDKCILATGSRSFILPVEGSSLEGVLGFRTIDDTLSMLETAKSYRKAAVIGGGLLGLEAAKGLVDQGMDVTVVHLEKWLMETQLNEMAGKLLKADLEQQGLKFLMEKKTSRILGDTRVTGLEFSDGSILEADMVIMTVGIRPETALARQAGLAVNRGIVVNDWMETSAQGIYAVGECAEHQGKVYGLVAPLFEQGKVLADVLTGRETAPYGGSTTYTSLKVSGCDLFSAGEIKEVGGVKSIEAYDGLTNSYKKLFIKDNQVVGIVLYGDTSEENRYFKLLKQKQDISALTSVSLLPAGGGCCGGSAADDVTQWADDETICGCNGVTKGTILQAIRGKDLKSVAEVTKATKAGGSCGKCKGMIGDLLTYVLGDRVATAPTGICGCTDLSRDEIVLQIHEKGLTTTDEVYEQLGFRNREGCPKCRPAINFYLNVAFPKEHGDEPASRFVNERLHANIQNNGTFSVIPRMRGGQTTPQQLMQIARVAEKYEVPLVKVTGSQRIGLYGVKKEDLPNMWEELDMTSASAYAKAVRSVKTCVGAAFCRFGTQDSMGLGIKLEERYEFIDTPHKFKMGVSACPRSCAETGVKDFGVIGVENGFQIYIGGNGGTEVQEGQLLTTVETEQEVIDICGAFLQYYRETGIYAERTAPWLKRMGFDHVKKILLSAEQRAELLKRLDEAVEGKRRNPWQQVVEDPKLQKDLYAVVRG
- a CDS encoding ABC transporter permease, which translates into the protein MSQTNGMDAVKKGSHAPGTARQLRKHISFGQSLRHSLTMAYRGLLKIRRTPEQLFDVTLQPIIFTLMFTYIFGGAISGDIQSYLPVIIPGILVQTVITTSIVTGVQLREDMEKGVFDRFKSLPIARIAPLAGALLADTIRYTIATVLTFAMGYIMGLRPEGGFGSVVVAGILVIVCSWAISWIFAFFGVIARTASSVQGISMIVLFPLTFLSNAFVPVDTMPNWLQWFAKVNPISHLITAVRDLVNSGTYGSDMLFSMIGAAAVVVIFAPITVRAYMRRT
- a CDS encoding TetR family transcriptional regulator — protein: MKRAMTESAKAEKAKLILDTAYKMFQTGTFEEIKMNDVAKAANISNGTLFYYYGTKEILFMEMLFREYEERFRRFTELLLAYEKMNREDFKAFFLGEMDMLLDPNSVLVRLSAIKNTVLEKNIDEQTAQKDSVMLYTSLTRIVSQISERTEFLSETDCFDLLLAQNAILVGFANMADLPDVMLKAIEEHNLQAFQIDFKARSLAAMELYITGLYERLKKS
- a CDS encoding aldo/keto reductase, producing the protein MKNRTFGSTGKQVSEIGFGAWQLGNRQDWEAMDDADAIALVHEALDKGVNFFDTAPNYGGGRSEQLLGEALLGRRGQAVINTKFGHGPEGITDYSADKIRESVEQSLKRLQTDYLDSILLHNPPFDYLDGKYGHFDILEELKQEGKILTYGASVDSSREMLELINNTKIGAMEVMFNILYQETAEAFKLAQDRNIALIIKIPLDSGWLSGKYNAGSTFTGVRSRWSPEIIRKRAELVEQVKEITGSAENLSAAALRFILAYPEVTTVIPGVRNSAQLMENVSASDKAMPAEQVKQLQALWEQKIKQADLGW
- the nirD gene encoding nitrite reductase small subunit NirD — its product is MPKTKVYVARQEELLPRIGYSVVCGERKIAVFRLSDGRIKALENISPYRQGPLAEGTVSGEYVYCPLYDWKISLLDGQVQEPDHGTVATFETLLEDGKVYVWI
- a CDS encoding SDR family oxidoreductase, giving the protein MDQIKDKVILITGASSGIGEATAKLLAQYGGKVVLAARREERLQALTAEINQLGGEAVFHKADVTSSADMEKLAQFALQQYGRIDVLVNNAGIMPVSRLSELRVADWERMIDVNIKGVLYGIAAVLPMMKQQQAGHIINVASVAGHEISPTSSVYSASKFAVRAITEGLRQEESPSSRIRSTIISPGMTESELLNTVTSPEVQAMAGPIKQLAMSPNAIARAIAYAINEPEEIGVNEIILRPTAQP
- a CDS encoding elongation factor G, yielding MYKTIGLFAHVDAGKTTLAEQLLFHTGAIKQRGRVDHRDAYLDNHEIEKARGITVFADQAILPYKTSVLQVIDTPGHVDFSPEMERAIQVLDGAVVILSAVEGVQGHTETVWQLLRKHQVPTFLFINKLDRTGADKALVLEEIRQQLTGDAYDCTASPLLSGGSDQRLEEFAAERDERYLDAYLSGSYSSEDWLNAVGGLLGSCRLFPVFSGSALQDEGIEELLEWVDQLLKPDYEAKEAETFAGRVYKIRHDDNGVRTTYLKVLSGRLRVRDEVAYDMDIGGIPAEEERSENDPRSEDKRTKDEATKEQARSEKITQIRLVSGHKFKMVDEAAAGQLIAVTGLSEAAAGQGVGALRDRKNYDMVPALTAKVFHNETLSAKEVLRAFRLLEAEDPTLKVLWEEQLQEIHIHVMGVIQLEVLEQLVKERFGLAVSYGQPEILYKETIANSVRGYGHFEPLRHYAEVHLKLEPGERGSGITFVNACHVEDLTIGNQNLIRHHLLEREHHGLLTGSPLTDVRITLLTGRAHNKHTHGGDFREASFRALRQGLEKADNVLLEPYYDFRLRVSLEEMGRVLSDIQLAHGTFEPPLTTERDVLLQGRVPVATFLNYPTEFAAITHGKGSLRLTFGGYGLCHNAEEVIARLNYDKNADPMYTSSSIFCAKGAGFSVPWEEAERMMHIEKVL
- a CDS encoding iron-sulfur cluster biosynthesis family protein, which gives rise to MRIEMNAWTKRKLNGYLNGAPGCFKLYYDTQDCGCNGVLTLQLLDQPLETDVKAEADPFTFVVDRQQLQQFDEVMRIEADASYPSFKVSSDASLYSSNVRIQDLRGR
- a CDS encoding oxidoreductase, producing MGKKIVLITGASSGIGKESARKLLAEGHVVYTAARRVEQMQDLKQAGAIPLRLDISNEDEIKAVVDRMIKEQGRIDVLFNNAGFGLYGSVEEVSIEDARYQFEVNLFGLARLTQLVVPHMRAKQSGTIINTSSVGGKIYTPLGAWYHATKHALEGWSDCLRIELKPFEIHVVVIEPGIITTSFGDAMGGSLLKNSGNGPYKKMAKGVEKISNDSYQAGGGSSPIVVANAVSRAIAADRPKPRYAVGKMAKPLILMRKWLSDHSFDRLILSQVK